The following proteins come from a genomic window of Triticum aestivum cultivar Chinese Spring chromosome 6A, IWGSC CS RefSeq v2.1, whole genome shotgun sequence:
- the LOC123132240 gene encoding histone H2A: MDASATVATGKGKKGAAGRKAGGPRKKSVSRSVKAGLQFPVSRIGRFLKKGRYAQRVGSGAPVYLAAVLEYLAAELLELAGNAAKDNKKSRIIPRHLLLAIRNDEELGKLLAGITIAHGGVIPNINPVLLPKKTAEKSPKEPKSPKKTAKSPKKA; this comes from the coding sequence ATGGACGCCTCAGCCACCGTAGCCACCGGGAAGGGGAAGAAGGGCGCCGCCGGTCGCAAGGCCGGAGGCCCCAGGAAGAAGTCCGTGTCGCGGTCCGTCAAGGCCGGGCTCCAGTTCCCCGTCAGCCGCATCGGGCGCTTCCTCAAGAAGGGCCGCTACGCGCAGCGCGTCGGCTCCGGCGCCCCCGTCTACCTCGcggccgtcctcgagtacctcgCCGCCGAGCTGCTGGAGCTCGCCGGCAACGCCGCCAAGGACAACAAGAAGAGCCGCATCATCCCCCGCCACCTGCTGCTCGCCATCAGGAACGACGAGGAGCTCGGCAAGCTGCTCGCCGGCATCACCATCGCGCACGGCGGCGTGATCCCCAACATCAACCCGGTGCTGCTCCccaagaagacggccgagaagtcCCCCAAGGAGCCCAAGTCGCCCAAGAAGACCGCCAAGTCCCCCAAGAAGGCGTAG
- the LOC123129483 gene encoding putative F-box/FBD/LRR-repeat protein At5g56810, with product MEKAAPTAVARKRESDGIAGSRPRNRTAGTLSSTAGANPEPLTDSRSSISATGDGRENRLSFLLSSSAPRFAPTLLVLKIGSCNFPSEISPSLSFPLLKQLILRCVSISEDVFDQVLSGCRALESLQLWDILTARRLHIRSLTLRSIGFRARSACTQELVIEDAPSLERFVSLYSPDISFETIRVIGAPKLKILGLFSPCVSTLQIATLVIKGVSPVSLANSICTVKVLALYSSGSQLNAVLNILRCFPRLEKLYFTLKHPKMDMKNVRLCDPLDPIECLAIHLKKLVFENYKGRDQDADFAKFFILNAKVLKEIKISSPKGNDIQWVDDQHRLLQVEDRASRDAEPEFRSEFSCLGKTKQIHDLLDNPFDCSCSRIKCNVLSGEACP from the exons ATGGAGAAGGCGGCACCGACCGCCGTGGCAAGAAAGCGTGAATCCGATGGGATCGCTGGCAGCAGGCCAAGGAATCGG ACAGCCGGCACATTGAGCTCGACGGCTGGTGCCAATCCCGAGCCCTTGACGGACTCCAGGAGCTCAATATCTGCTACGGGAGATGGTCGAGAGAACCGCCTCAGTTTCCTGCTGTCGTCATCTGCGCCCCGCTTTGCACCCACCCTCCTCGTGCTCAAAATCGGCTCGTGCAATTTCCCCAGTGAGATCTCACCATCGTTGAGTTTCCCCCTCCTCAAGCAGCTCATCCTACGGTGCGTTTCCATCTCGGAGGATGTATTCGACCAGGTGCTCTCTGGATGCCGTGCCTTGGAGAGCCTTCAGTTGTGGGACATTCTTACTGCGCGTCGCCTCCACATTCGCTCACTAACTCTTAGGAGCATTGGCTTCCGTGCTCGTAGTGCTTGCACGCAAGAACTAGTCATTGAGGATGCTCCCAGCCTCGAAAGATTTGTGTCACTTTATTCTCCGGACATAAGTTTTGAGACTATCCGCGTAATTGGTGCGCCTAAACTGAAAATATTGGGCCTTTTTTCACCATGTGTATCCACACTCCAGATTGCAACTCTAGTCATCAAG GGAGTGTCCCCAGTCAGCTTGGCAAACTCAATATGCACTGTGAAGGTTCTGGCTCTCTACTCTTCTGGCTCTCAGTTGAATGCAGTTCTAAACATCCTCAGGTGCTTTCCCCGCTTGGAAAAGCTCTATTTCACT TTGAAACACCCAAAGATGGATATGAAAAATGTGCGCCTGTGTGACCCACTAGATCCAATCGAATGCCTCGCAATCCATCTAAAAAAATTGGTGTTTGAAAATTACAAAGGCCGTGACCAAGATGCTGACTTTGCCAAATTCTTTATTTTGAACGCAAAAGTGCTGAAGGAAATCAAAATTTCAAGCCCTAAGGGCAACGATATTCAATGGGTGGACGATCAACACAGGCTGCTACAAGTGGAAGATAGAGCTTCTCGAGATGCTGAACCTGAATTTAGAAGTGAGTTTAGCTGTTTGGGTAAAACCAAACAGATTCATGATTTATTGGATAATCCCTTCGACTGCTCGTGTTCTAGAATTAAATGCAATGTTCTTTCAGGTGAAGCATGTCCATGA